The nucleotide sequence AATGGTATTGTAGAAGCCGGTTCGGCGGATAATTTGGAAGATTCACTTTTCGGTAGAAGAAAATTACTTGAAGAGCTTAAAAATGAATATCCGAAGTTAGAAAATAGTCTGCTTTCTTTAAGAAACATCATAGATGGAAAAGAAGAAAGCGCTTCAAAAATAAATTTGAAAGTTATTTCGGATCAAGGAAAAATTCTCATAAACGAAATTAACAATATTGAAAAGCAAATTTCTCAATTGGAATACGAAAAGAGTAAAGCTGCCAACGATATTGAAAATATTCAAAATGATATCCAGGAAAACGTTTCCGAATTAAATTCAACCGAAACCGAATTGACAAATTTTATATCGTTATTTGAAGTTAAGAAAAATGAAATAGAAAATTTTCGAAATGAGCTGAATGATTTTGAAGGAATTCTAAATACGGAAGAAGATGATTTTTCAAAATTCCAAAGCGAATACAATTCGTTGCGTATTGAGCTTGAAAGATTAAAAGGCGAAAATAAAAATTTAAATAACCTACTTAACAAAGCCCGTGAAACCAGCGAATCACTTTCCAAAACAATTGAAAAACTTCATAAAGAAATTGAAAATTCGAAAAATGAAATTACTTCTATTGAATCAGCAATAGAAGATTCTCAACTTGAGCACGATGAAATTAATTCTGATAAAATTACAAACTCCGAAGCATTGGTAAAAATTGAACAGGAACTTATTTCAAAGAAAAATATTTCTAGTGAACTTGAACACAATTTGAACTCCGTTAGAAATGAAAGACAAAATATTTCGGATAGAATTCATCATATTCAAGTAAAGGAAAATGAAATTTCTATAAGACTTGAAAATCTTGTAAATCATATTAAAGATGAATATGCCGTTCAGCTTGAAAGAAAAGAATTTGAGGATATTGAAACTTATAACTTCAACTCAATTTCTGCGGAAGTTCATTCATTCAAAGAAAAATTGAAAAACCTGGGTCCAATAAATCTTTTAGCTTATTCAGAGTATGAAGAAGAAAACGAAAGACTTAAATTTTTAGAACAGCAAAGAACCGATCTTGTTAATTCCGAAAAAGATTTGATAAATACTATCAAGGAAATTAATGAAAGCGCGGAAAAAGTTTTTATGGAAACATTTTCGGTAATTAAAGATAATTTCATAAAAATATTTCAGTCAGTTTTTAATCCAGGAGATGAAGCTGATTTAATTCTTGAAGAAGGTGTCGATCCTTTAGAAGCAAAAATAGAAATTATCGCAAAACCTAAAGGTAAACGTCCAACCGGAATAGAACTTTTATCCGGAGGAGAAAAAACACTTACCGCTACAGCATTATTATTTGCGATCTATTTAGTTAAACCAAGTCCGTTTTGTATAATGGATGAAGTTGACGCTCCACTTGATGATGCAAACATTGATCGATTTACAAAATTGCTGAAAGATTTCAGCGATAATACTCAGTTTATTATTGTTACGCATAACAAAAGAACAATGGAAGCCGCGGAAAATATGTACGGAGTTACAATTCAAGAAGAAGGAATTTCAAAATTAGTTGGAGTTCAATTTAACCAAGAAATAAGTGTATCGGCTTAATGCAATTTGATGTAAGAAATAAATTTAATATATATATTGATTTTGACGGCACAATTACAAACATAGACGTTGGAGAACAAATGTTTGTAAAATTCGGTGATCCGGAAAAATGTAAAAATGTTATTGATGAATGGGTTGATGGAAAAACAAGTTCCAGAACTGTTTGGATAGAACTTTGTAAAACTGTTTCTGATTTTAATGAAAATGATTTTGATAAATTTATTGATGAAGTTGAACTGGATCCATACTTTTTGGAATTTATTGAATATTGTAAATCAAACAATTTTGCGGTCACAATTTTGAGCGATGGTTTAGATTATTATATAAATAAAATTGCGTCAAAAAATAAATTTGATGATTTAAAGATTTTTTCAAATACTTTGAAAGTTGAAAAGGATAAACAGCTGGTTCCATCATTTCCTTTCGGAGATGAAGAATGCAGCAATTGCGCAAACTGTAAAAGAAATCATATTTTGAATTCGTCACGCGATGATGAAATAAATATTTATATCGGCGACGGATATTCTGATACTTGTGCGGCTCAGTACTGCGATTATATTTTTGCGAAAAGATCATTGTTGAAATATTGTGAAAAAAATCGCATACCGTATTATCCGTTCAACAATTTTTCAGATGTAAAAAAAATAGTCGAACAATTATCAGCAAAAAGAAAAATTAAAAAAAGACATCAAGCATCACTCAAACGACGAGATGCGTATATGCAAGGGTAACAATGAATAAAAAATTAGGGAAATTTCTTTTTAAGAATCGAAGCTATACACCGATACCATTTGTAATATTAATGATCATATTTCAAAACGCAAATTTGGCAAGCATAATTATTGGATTGATGATAGTATTAACCGGCGAATTTTTCAGATACTGGGGAGTTGTTTACGCTGGAAGCGCGACAAGAACTACATCTGGAGTTGGAGCAAATCAGTTAATTGTAAGCGGAGCTTTTGCGCATTTAAGAAATCCACTTTATTTAGGCAATATACTAATTTATCTGGGATTCGGAGTTATGTCCATGGCTTTATTTCCCTACCTTCAAATTATCGCATTGCTTTTTTTTGTTTTTCAATACCATTTAATAATCGCGGAAGAGGAAGAATTTCTGTTAAAAACTTTTGGCAAAAAATATGAAGATTATAAAGCTGCAGTTCCAAAATTATTTCCCAGTATTTCAGCTTATAAATCCGATGATTCTAAAAATCAGCCATTAAAAATGCATGCCGGTTTGAAATCAGAAAGAAGAACTCTGCAGGCAATTATTGTTATATCTTTAATAATTATTTTGACATTTATTTTTAGTTAATGTGAATAAAAAAATTATGATTATCGCTGGTGAAGCATCAGGAGATTTGCATGGTTCATCTTTAATTGATGAACTCTTAAAAATTGATCCGACATTAGAAATTTCCGGAATAGGCGGCGATAAAATGATAAATAGCGGACTGAAAAAACTACATCATATTAAGGAAATGTCATTCTTGGGTTTTGTGGAAGTAATTAAGCATTTACCGTTTATTAAAAAAGTAAAGTCAGATCTTATTGAACATTTAAAATCAGAAAATATAAAAACCGCGGTTCTTATTGACTATCCCGGTTTCAACTTGAGCATAGCAAAAAGTTTTAAAGCACTTGGTGTTAAAAACATATATTATATTTCTCCTCAAATCTGGGCATGGGGAAAAGGCAGAATAAAAAAAATTAAAAAGTTGATCACCCGAATGATAGTTTTGTTTCCTTTTGAAAAAAAAATGTATGACGAATTTGAAATTCATTCGGATTTTGTGGGACATCCATTGATCAGCAAAATTGAAAACTATAATTTTTTGGATAAAGATTCGCTGTTTGGAAAATATAATTTTGACCCTTCTAAAGAATTATTGGTTATACTGCCAGGAAGCAGAAAGCAGGAAATTGAAATGTTCTTTACAGATCTGTTTCAAGGGGCAAAGAAAATTTCACAAGAATTTAATTTACAAATTGCCATTGCTTGTGCTGATAATATTGATGAGAATTTTATCGGCTCATTTATGCCGAATGAAAATTTCTTTTTAATAAAAAATGATACTTATAATTTACTGAAACATGCGAGTTTTGCAATTGTAAAATCCGGTACATCTACGCTTGAAACTGCAATAATTGGCACTCCTTTTATTGTAGTGTATAAAACAAATTTTTTAACATACTTGATTGTTAAGAGTTTGATCAAAATCAATAACATTGCACTCGTTAATATTGTAGCCGGTAAAACGGTCGTTAAAGAATTAATTCAAAATGATGTTAATTCTGAGAACATATTTAATCAAATAAAAGAAATTTTAAGCAGCACGGAAAATTTAAATAATTTAAAAAGTGAACTTAATTCGGTTAAACGCAATCTGCATACGGAAGGCAATCCAAGTAAAAAAGCAGCTGAAATAATTTACTCGGAATTAAATGCAATTTAAAAGTATTAGAAAAAGTTCTTTGAATTTTATTGGAAATCATTTTGCCGAATTTGCGATCAGGCTTCTTTGTCATTCTTTAAGTATTGTAGAGACTAATAAGGAAGTTTTATTAGATCTTAAAAATGAAAACCGGAATTTTATTCTCGCGTTTTGGCATGGTAAAATGTTAATACCATGGTTTATGTTTAAGGACTCAAATGCTTCCGCAATTGTTAGCACGAGCAAAGATGGCGGTATTCTAACAAATATATTGAAAAAATGGAATTACAATGTTCAGCGCGGATCAAGCAGTAAAGGCGGAAAGGAAGTTCTGGAAAATTTGTTGGCGGAAGCTGAAAATAAAAAAAATATTCTTATTACTCCCGATGGTCCGAAAGGTCCTATTTATAAAATGAAAGCGGGCGCGGTTATAGTTGCAAAAAAAAGGGGAATTCCAATTGTTCTTGCTGGTGTTTATAATTATAAAAAAATAAAATTAAAGAGCTGGGATCATTTTGAAATACCTTGGTTCTTTAGTAAATCAACTATAAAATATTCACAGCCTTATTTTGTTGATAATGAATTATCCTATGAAGAAACGGATAGTATGATAAAATTTATTGAATCAGAATTAATACAATTAGAAAATAACTTGGAGAACGCGGCTTGAAATTTATTCGCATAATGCTCTCTCCATTGACAATTTTATACAAATTCATTATTGAAATTAGAAATAAACTATTTGATAGGAACATTTTTAAACAAACAAAAGTTGATTGCAAAGTTGTTTCAGTTGGTAATATAACCGTTGGCGGATCGGGAAAAACTCCATTTGTAATAATGTTAACAAAATATTTAAAGAGCAAAAATAATAAAGTCGGCGTATTAAGCCGCGGCTATGGAAGAAATAGCAAAGGCTACCATTTGGTTTCAAAAAATGGAGAGCCTCTGTTAAATGTAAGTCAATCCGGCGATGAGATCCTGCTAATTTCAAATGAATGTAAAGTATCAACTGCCGTAAGTGAAAAACGTGTTGAAGGTGCACAAAAATTTCTTAAAGACGTTGAATTGAAAACAATAATCCTTGATGACGCTTTTCAGCACAGATGGATTAAAAGAGATTTAGACGTTGTTATAATTGATCAAAAATTTTTAAGCAACGTTAATGATATTGAGCAAAATATACTTCCGCTTGGAAATATGAGAGAACCTTTTGATTCGTTAAATAGAGCCGACATAGTTATTATCAACAGAAAATTTTCGCCTAAAATAAATATCCCGACAAAATTGAAAAATTATTTTTTAAATAAAGATGTCTTTTACTCTTTCTATAAAGCTGAAGGCATATATGATGTAAAGAATAATAAAAAATATTCAATTGCCGAATTTGAAGGTCAAAAAAGTCTTGTTGTATGCGGTATTGCAAGACCATTTTCATTTCTTAGAGTTCTTGAAGAAAATAACATAAATATTAAAAATAAATTGATCTTTACTGATCACAAAAATTATACTTTAAAGGAAATTGAACAGATAAGAAAAGAATTTTATTCAACCAATTCGTACTCTGTTTTAACAACTCAAAAAGATGCAGTAAAGTTAATGGAGTTCAACAAAGAGTTAGATGATATTGATATTTATTTTCTCAAAATTGAGTTGCTAATGGAAGATGAGGAAAACTTTTTCACAATTATAGATAAACAAATTTTTAACTAATTATTCTACAATAATAGATTCGAGGAAAAACAATGGCAAAGAAACAAAACTCAAAATTCGTTTATTTCTTCGGTGGTAAAAAAGCTGATGGAAAAGCTGAAATGAAAGCTTTACTTGGCGGAAAAGGTGCTAACCTTGCCGAAATGGTTAACATCGGCTTACCGGTTCCAGCCGGCTTCACAATAACAACCGAAGTATGTACTTATTATTACGACAATAAGAAAAAATATCCAAAAGAATTGGAAAAACAAGTTCTTGATAATTTAGCAAAAATAGAAAAAGAAATGGGCGCTAAATTCGGTGATAAGACTAACCCATTATTATTATCTGTAAGAAGCGGCGCTAGAGCATCAATGCCAGGAATGATGGATACTATATTAAACTTAGGCTTAAATGATACTACAGTAGAAGCTTTAATTGCCCGTACAAATAATCCAAGATTCGCATATGATTCTTACAGAAGATTCGTTCAAATGTACGGCGATGTTGTTTTAGGATTAAAACCAAAAGACAAACATGATCATGATCCATTTGAAGTAATTCTAGATAAAAAGAAAACAGATAACAATATTACTAAAGACACTGATCTAACTGCTGAACAATTAAAAGAATTAGTTGCCGAATTTAAAGCTGAAATTAAAAAAATTACTGGATATGATTTCCCAACAGATCCTATGAAACAATTATGGGGAGCTATTGGCGCTGTATTCAGTTCATGGATGAACGAAAGAGCAATAGTTTACAGAAAATTAAACAGCATTCCAGCAAGTTGGGGAACCGCAGTTAATGTTCAATCAATGGTATTTGGTAACATGGGTGAAGACTCCGGTACCGGTGTTGCTTTCACACGAGATCCTGCTTCAGGTGAAAACTTATTTTATGGAGAATATTTATTTAATGCTCAGGGCGAAGATGTTGTTGCCGGAATTAGAACTCCTCACAAAATTGAAGAATTGAAAAAAGACAATGCAAAAGTTTATAAACAATTAGATGATATTAGAAAGAAATTAGAAAAACATTATAAAGATATGATGGATATTGAATTTACAATTCAGCAAGGTAAGTTATGGATGCTTCAAGCAAGAGTTGGAAAACGTACCGGTTTTGCCGCTGTTCAAATTGCGGTTGATATGGTTAGAGAAAAATTAATTTCTAAAAATGAAGCTTTATTAAGAATTGACCCTGAACAATTAAATCAATTATTACGACCAATATTTGATACAAAACAAAAAACACAAGCAATTGCTCAAGGCAAATTATTGGCAAAAGGTTTGAATGCGGGTCCTGGCGCAGCTGCAGGTAAAATTGCTTTCTCGGCTCAAGATGCGGAAGAGATGGCTAAAAAAGGCGATAAAGTAATACTTGTTAGAATTGAAACTTCACCCGAAGATATAAAAGGAATGAATGCAAGTGAAGGTATTTTAACGGCAAAAGGCGGAATGACTTCACACGCCGCATTGGTAGCCAGACAAATGGGTAAAGTATGCGTTGCCGGATGCGGAGCTTTGGAAATCGATTATAAAAAAGGAACATTGAAAGTTGCCAATTCTGATTTAGTTGTTAAAGAAGGTGAATATATTTCTATCGATGGTTCAACTGGTGAAGTTATTCAAGGAGAAATTCAAACGAAACCATCAGAAGTCGTTCAAGTATTAATTACAAAAGAATTGGATCCAAAAGATTCAAAAGTTTTTAAAACTTACAAAGATTTAATGAGCTGGGCTGATGCAGCAAGAACACTTGGAATTAGAACCAATGCCGATCAACCTGATCAATCGGCAAATGCAATTGCATTTGGCGCAGAAGGAATTGGATTGTGCAGAACCGAGCACATGTTCTTTGGTGGCGATAGAATTCTTGCTGTTAGAGAAATGATACTTGCTGAAACCGAAGCAGGAAGAAAGAAAGCTCTTGAAAAATTATTACCTCTTCAAAGAAAAGACTTTACAGAAATTTTTGAAGTTATGAAAGGTAAACCTGTTACAATAAGAACTCTTGATCCTCCGCTGCACGAATTTTTACCTCATTCAGAAAAAGAACAAAAAGAAGTTGCGGATGCATTGAATGTAACAGTAGAAAAACTAAAAACTAAAATGGAATCATTGGCGGAATTTAACCCAATGCTTGGATTCAGAGGATGCCGTTTGGGAATCAGTTATCCTGAAATTACGGAAATGCAGGCCCGCGCTATATTTGAAGCCGCAGTTGACGTGGCTAAAAAAGGCATAAAAGTTAAACCTGAAATTATGATCCCGTTGGTTGCTACTCTTGAAGAATTAAAACTTCAGGAAGCAATTGTAAGAAAAGTAGCTGCTGATGTATTCAAAGAAAAAGGTAAAAAAGTTGAGTATTTAGTCGGAACAATGATCGAACTTCCAAGAGCTGCGTTGATTGCCGATGAAATTGCAAAAGTTGCACAGTTCTTCAGCTTTGGAACAAACGACTTAACTCAAACAACTTTTGGTTTATCTAGAGATGACGCCGGTAAGTTCTTGCCTCTCTATGTTGATAGAGAAATTTTACCACGCGATCCATTCGAAAGTATAGATCAAAACGGTGTTGGTCAATTAGTTCAAATAGGAACACAAAAAGGAAGAAAAGTTAATAAATCTCTTAAAGTTGGAATTTGCGGCGAACACGGCGGCGAACCTGAATCTGTAGAATTCTTCCATAGAACAGGTTTAAATTATGTTAGCTGTTCACCTTTTAGAGTTCCAATTGCAAGACTTGCAGCGGCAAGAGCGGCATTACGAAAATAAACTAAATAATAAAACCAAGTTTATTTTTATAAACTTGGTTTTCTTTGTCTTGGCAAATTCTTCAAATTGCATTTAAGAATGAGCCATATTAAAAGATAATAGGAGAATAAATGAAATTATCTGATTTCAAATATACTTTACCTAAAACTTCAATTGCTAAATTTCCCGTTAAACCAAGAGATAACGCAAAGCTAATGGTTTTTAAACGGGAAACTACTAACGTTGACCACAAAAAATTCAAAGACGTTGCCGATTATATGGAAAAGGGCGACGTATTAGTCGTTAACAACACTAAAGTAATGCAGGCAAGACTATTCGGTCAAAAAGAAAGAACAAATGCAAAAATTGAAGTTTTTGTGTTACGCGAATTAAACAAGGAAGAAAAAATATGGGATGTTATTGTTGATCCCGCAAGAAAAGTTAGAATAGGTAATAGAATTTATTTTAATGATAAATTATGGTGTGAAGTTATTGATAACACAACATCGCGCGGAAGAACTGTTAGAATAAATTATGAGGGTGATGATATTTTTAAAGCAATTGAAAAAATCGGACAAACTCCCCTTCCGCCTTATATAAAAAGACCAACGGAAAAATCAGATAGAGAAGATTATCAAACTTTATTTGCAGAAACAGATGGTTCTGTTGCTGCGCCAACCGCAGGCTTGCACTTTACACCTGAATTGATAAAGAAAATTAAGAAAAAAGGCGTGGGCATTGTTCCTGTTACTCTCCATATTGGATTAGGAACTTTTAGACCGGTTGAAGTTGAAGACTTAACAAAACACAAAATGGATTCTGAATATTTTGATATTCCGGATGAAACCGCTAAAACAATAAACGAAGCATTAAAAGCCAAGAAGAATATTTTTGTAGTTGGAACAAGCGCAACTCGAGCATTGGAAAGCAGCGTAACCGCTGAGGGTTTTGTTAAACCTAATTTCGGATGGACTGATAAATTTATTTTTCCGCCATATGATTTTAAAATAACTAAAAAGTTGATCACCAATTTTCACCAGCCTGAATCTACTTTGTTAATGCTGGCAGCTGCCTTTGGCGGTTATGATGAAGTAATGAAAAATTACAAAAAAGCATTAAAGGAAAAATATAGATTCTTAAGTTACGGTGACGCGATGCTGATTTTATAATGAGCAAAATTGCAATAATTCCATCTGCCGGAAGCGGCTCAAGATTTAATTCCCCAATTCCAAAACAATATGTTAAGGTTTTGGGGAAAGAGCTTATCGTCCACACTATCTCCGTATTTCAAAATTCAAATGAAATTGATGAAATAATTATTCCGGCTGATACGAATTATTTTGATCTGCTCAACAAACTAAAAAACAAATATAATCTTAACAAAATTACTAAGATCATTGAAGGTGGGAAAGAACGGCAAGATTCAGTTTATAACGGCTTAAAAGCAAAGCTATTCAATGACAATGATCTGATTCTTGTCCATGATGCCGCGAGACCTTTACTATCTCAAGACTTATTAAAAGCATCTTTAAAAGAAGCCGAAAAATTCGATAGTGTTGTTGTTGCGATTAAAGCCCGTGATACTTTGATCTCAGGTAACGAATTTGTGGAGAAATATGAAGACAGATCAAAAATTTTTTATGCTCAAACTCCGCAAATTTTCAGATATAATATTTTGCTTAAATCATTTGAATTTGCATTAAAACATAAATTTATTGCAACAGATGAATCTATGATAGTTAAAAATGCCGGTTACAAAGTAAAAATTGTTAACGGAGATTTTACAAATTTTAAGATAACTGAAAGCGGTGATTTAATTATTTTGGAAAAATTGCTTAATAAATAATTTTCAATTCTGCTAATTTTTTCTGTTAATTTTATCATTGAAAATAATTCGATAATTCAATATTTTGGATAAAATTTTGAGGAGAATATGCCAAATCTTCTGTTTATAATTGTTTTATCTTATTTAGTAGGTTCAATCCCGACTAGCATTATTCTGTCAAAACTTATTAAAGGCGTTGATATACGTAATTTCGGCAGTGGAAATGCCGGAGGAACAAATGTATCCAGAGTTCTTGGAAAAAAATATGGAATTTTAACAATTCTTCTCGACGCGCTTAAAGGCGTAATCGCCGTAATTTTTGTTTCTAGACTTTATTTAGGCGATTTCCCGTTTCCTAATAATACACCTTTTGATGATTTTACTTTAGTACAAATTATTGCAGGTATTTCTGCAGTAATTGGACATATTTGGACGATCTTTGCCGGATTTAAAGGCGGTAAAGGTATTGCTACCGGATTAGGTGTTTTAGTTTCTATCGTAACTTTAGATATGATTATGGCTTTAGGGGTTTTCATTATTGTTGTATATTTTTCTAAATATATTTCTTTGGCATCCATATCTGCTGCAGTTTCTGTACCTCTTATTATGATAATTAGAGAAAATATATTTGGCGTTGATATTCCAAGTTATCATAATATATTGCCTTTTGTTATTGCGTTGGCATTACTCGTTATATATACACATAGATCAAATGTAGAAAGATTATTAAACGGTAACGAAAATAAAATATCCCTCTTCAAAAAAAAGAATAAATAATAATGCGAATTTCTGTTTTAGGAGCCGGCAGCTGGGGA is from Ignavibacteriota bacterium and encodes:
- a CDS encoding MtnX-like HAD-IB family phosphatase produces the protein MQFDVRNKFNIYIDFDGTITNIDVGEQMFVKFGDPEKCKNVIDEWVDGKTSSRTVWIELCKTVSDFNENDFDKFIDEVELDPYFLEFIEYCKSNNFAVTILSDGLDYYINKIASKNKFDDLKIFSNTLKVEKDKQLVPSFPFGDEECSNCANCKRNHILNSSRDDEINIYIGDGYSDTCAAQYCDYIFAKRSLLKYCEKNRIPYYPFNNFSDVKKIVEQLSAKRKIKKRHQASLKRRDAYMQG
- a CDS encoding isoprenylcysteine carboxylmethyltransferase family protein is translated as MNKKLGKFLFKNRSYTPIPFVILMIIFQNANLASIIIGLMIVLTGEFFRYWGVVYAGSATRTTSGVGANQLIVSGAFAHLRNPLYLGNILIYLGFGVMSMALFPYLQIIALLFFVFQYHLIIAEEEEFLLKTFGKKYEDYKAAVPKLFPSISAYKSDDSKNQPLKMHAGLKSERRTLQAIIVISLIIILTFIFS
- the lpxB gene encoding lipid-A-disaccharide synthase, whose protein sequence is MNKKIMIIAGEASGDLHGSSLIDELLKIDPTLEISGIGGDKMINSGLKKLHHIKEMSFLGFVEVIKHLPFIKKVKSDLIEHLKSENIKTAVLIDYPGFNLSIAKSFKALGVKNIYYISPQIWAWGKGRIKKIKKLITRMIVLFPFEKKMYDEFEIHSDFVGHPLISKIENYNFLDKDSLFGKYNFDPSKELLVILPGSRKQEIEMFFTDLFQGAKKISQEFNLQIAIACADNIDENFIGSFMPNENFFLIKNDTYNLLKHASFAIVKSGTSTLETAIIGTPFIVVYKTNFLTYLIVKSLIKINNIALVNIVAGKTVVKELIQNDVNSENIFNQIKEILSSTENLNNLKSELNSVKRNLHTEGNPSKKAAEIIYSELNAI
- a CDS encoding lysophospholipid acyltransferase family protein, yielding MQFKSIRKSSLNFIGNHFAEFAIRLLCHSLSIVETNKEVLLDLKNENRNFILAFWHGKMLIPWFMFKDSNASAIVSTSKDGGILTNILKKWNYNVQRGSSSKGGKEVLENLLAEAENKKNILITPDGPKGPIYKMKAGAVIVAKKRGIPIVLAGVYNYKKIKLKSWDHFEIPWFFSKSTIKYSQPYFVDNELSYEETDSMIKFIESELIQLENNLENAA
- the lpxK gene encoding tetraacyldisaccharide 4'-kinase, whose protein sequence is MKFIRIMLSPLTILYKFIIEIRNKLFDRNIFKQTKVDCKVVSVGNITVGGSGKTPFVIMLTKYLKSKNNKVGVLSRGYGRNSKGYHLVSKNGEPLLNVSQSGDEILLISNECKVSTAVSEKRVEGAQKFLKDVELKTIILDDAFQHRWIKRDLDVVIIDQKFLSNVNDIEQNILPLGNMREPFDSLNRADIVIINRKFSPKINIPTKLKNYFLNKDVFYSFYKAEGIYDVKNNKKYSIAEFEGQKSLVVCGIARPFSFLRVLEENNINIKNKLIFTDHKNYTLKEIEQIRKEFYSTNSYSVLTTQKDAVKLMEFNKELDDIDIYFLKIELLMEDEENFFTIIDKQIFN
- a CDS encoding pyruvate, phosphate dikinase, with product MAKKQNSKFVYFFGGKKADGKAEMKALLGGKGANLAEMVNIGLPVPAGFTITTEVCTYYYDNKKKYPKELEKQVLDNLAKIEKEMGAKFGDKTNPLLLSVRSGARASMPGMMDTILNLGLNDTTVEALIARTNNPRFAYDSYRRFVQMYGDVVLGLKPKDKHDHDPFEVILDKKKTDNNITKDTDLTAEQLKELVAEFKAEIKKITGYDFPTDPMKQLWGAIGAVFSSWMNERAIVYRKLNSIPASWGTAVNVQSMVFGNMGEDSGTGVAFTRDPASGENLFYGEYLFNAQGEDVVAGIRTPHKIEELKKDNAKVYKQLDDIRKKLEKHYKDMMDIEFTIQQGKLWMLQARVGKRTGFAAVQIAVDMVREKLISKNEALLRIDPEQLNQLLRPIFDTKQKTQAIAQGKLLAKGLNAGPGAAAGKIAFSAQDAEEMAKKGDKVILVRIETSPEDIKGMNASEGILTAKGGMTSHAALVARQMGKVCVAGCGALEIDYKKGTLKVANSDLVVKEGEYISIDGSTGEVIQGEIQTKPSEVVQVLITKELDPKDSKVFKTYKDLMSWADAARTLGIRTNADQPDQSANAIAFGAEGIGLCRTEHMFFGGDRILAVREMILAETEAGRKKALEKLLPLQRKDFTEIFEVMKGKPVTIRTLDPPLHEFLPHSEKEQKEVADALNVTVEKLKTKMESLAEFNPMLGFRGCRLGISYPEITEMQARAIFEAAVDVAKKGIKVKPEIMIPLVATLEELKLQEAIVRKVAADVFKEKGKKVEYLVGTMIELPRAALIADEIAKVAQFFSFGTNDLTQTTFGLSRDDAGKFLPLYVDREILPRDPFESIDQNGVGQLVQIGTQKGRKVNKSLKVGICGEHGGEPESVEFFHRTGLNYVSCSPFRVPIARLAAARAALRK
- the queA gene encoding tRNA preQ1(34) S-adenosylmethionine ribosyltransferase-isomerase QueA, with the translated sequence MKLSDFKYTLPKTSIAKFPVKPRDNAKLMVFKRETTNVDHKKFKDVADYMEKGDVLVVNNTKVMQARLFGQKERTNAKIEVFVLRELNKEEKIWDVIVDPARKVRIGNRIYFNDKLWCEVIDNTTSRGRTVRINYEGDDIFKAIEKIGQTPLPPYIKRPTEKSDREDYQTLFAETDGSVAAPTAGLHFTPELIKKIKKKGVGIVPVTLHIGLGTFRPVEVEDLTKHKMDSEYFDIPDETAKTINEALKAKKNIFVVGTSATRALESSVTAEGFVKPNFGWTDKFIFPPYDFKITKKLITNFHQPESTLLMLAAAFGGYDEVMKNYKKALKEKYRFLSYGDAMLIL
- the ispD gene encoding 2-C-methyl-D-erythritol 4-phosphate cytidylyltransferase, with product MSKIAIIPSAGSGSRFNSPIPKQYVKVLGKELIVHTISVFQNSNEIDEIIIPADTNYFDLLNKLKNKYNLNKITKIIEGGKERQDSVYNGLKAKLFNDNDLILVHDAARPLLSQDLLKASLKEAEKFDSVVVAIKARDTLISGNEFVEKYEDRSKIFYAQTPQIFRYNILLKSFEFALKHKFIATDESMIVKNAGYKVKIVNGDFTNFKITESGDLIILEKLLNK
- the plsY gene encoding glycerol-3-phosphate 1-O-acyltransferase PlsY; translation: MPNLLFIIVLSYLVGSIPTSIILSKLIKGVDIRNFGSGNAGGTNVSRVLGKKYGILTILLDALKGVIAVIFVSRLYLGDFPFPNNTPFDDFTLVQIIAGISAVIGHIWTIFAGFKGGKGIATGLGVLVSIVTLDMIMALGVFIIVVYFSKYISLASISAAVSVPLIMIIRENIFGVDIPSYHNILPFVIALALLVIYTHRSNVERLLNGNENKISLFKKKNK